Proteins from a genomic interval of Chryseobacterium indologenes:
- a CDS encoding T9SS type A sorting domain-containing protein → MKRIDFSRVMLCAFLLGSQLAFSQLISGETQIWEKIDPHSRDALKCKDENLLNFHCGIKDKVVKKFIRYSKNKSHTLSLVHTAKANELIWDNPEKNVALSNNRYQKGEKNDIELKKRPSIFSYMSSPDRAKGKTDSLNIKLSDQNLHEMIFYPRRATQKELNNIHSYLSIKYGISLDNSKYYNSEGTVIWDPDKHRNFKTRLTGMGRDDGNELYQKQSTNIEDRILTIGLNEIKRTNAENSSLLNNNEFILWSDDDKDLNLSQEGNFSKLNRNWQINLLGSKVQKSGYSLRIEKSILNPRSLPTIYWLLITNTAGDTRKIQGIETDNYIFFNKVDFIKDDETGDSALFTFAISPTKDIKEKDETVINKALDPNNLSLDLEKIVLYPNPVKKGQNFTLRFPPMENLTVSIYDGAGRLVALDKVDRNSNHYVNQLPTQSSYLINLTQNGKIIKTFKLIVE, encoded by the coding sequence ATGAAAAGAATTGATTTTTCAAGAGTCATGCTCTGTGCGTTTCTTTTAGGTTCCCAATTAGCATTTTCCCAATTAATTTCCGGGGAAACTCAAATTTGGGAAAAAATAGATCCTCATTCAAGAGACGCTCTCAAATGTAAGGACGAAAATCTTTTGAACTTCCATTGTGGAATAAAAGATAAAGTCGTCAAAAAATTTATCAGGTATAGTAAGAATAAAAGTCACACACTCAGTCTTGTTCATACTGCCAAAGCGAATGAATTGATATGGGATAATCCCGAAAAAAATGTCGCACTTTCAAATAACCGTTACCAGAAAGGGGAAAAGAATGATATAGAATTAAAAAAGCGGCCAAGTATTTTTAGTTATATGAGCAGTCCTGATCGGGCAAAAGGTAAAACTGATAGCCTTAATATTAAATTATCCGACCAGAACCTTCATGAAATGATTTTTTATCCAAGAAGGGCCACACAAAAAGAATTGAATAATATCCACTCTTATCTTTCGATAAAATATGGAATCTCATTAGACAATTCAAAATATTATAATAGTGAAGGAACTGTTATTTGGGACCCCGACAAACACAGAAACTTTAAGACCAGGTTAACTGGAATGGGCAGGGATGATGGAAATGAGCTTTACCAAAAACAGTCAACCAATATTGAAGATCGAATCCTGACCATAGGGTTAAATGAAATCAAACGAACCAATGCGGAAAACTCGTCGCTATTAAACAACAATGAATTTATCCTTTGGTCCGATGACGATAAAGACCTCAACTTATCTCAGGAGGGAAATTTTTCGAAATTGAACCGCAATTGGCAAATAAATCTTTTAGGCTCTAAGGTCCAAAAATCCGGTTATTCCCTAAGAATCGAAAAATCAATCTTAAATCCCAGATCTTTACCCACAATATATTGGCTTTTAATAACCAATACTGCTGGGGACACAAGAAAGATTCAAGGGATAGAAACGGACAATTATATTTTTTTCAACAAAGTGGACTTTATTAAAGATGATGAAACAGGTGATTCCGCACTTTTTACATTTGCTATAAGTCCTACCAAAGATATCAAGGAAAAGGACGAAACAGTTATCAATAAAGCTCTTGATCCTAATAACCTTTCCCTTGATCTTGAAAAAATTGTCCTATACCCGAATCCAGTTAAGAAAGGACAGAATTTTACTTTACGTTTTCCGCCAATGGAAAATTTAACGGTTTCTATATATGACGGCGCAGGTAGATTGGTCGCGTTGGATAAAGTTGACAGGAACTCCAATCATTATGTGAACCAGTTACCAACCCAGAGTTCATACCTGATTAATCTCACGCAGAATGGGAAAATCATTAAAACTTTCAAATTAATCGTAGAATAA